Proteins co-encoded in one Corynebacterium tuberculostearicum genomic window:
- a CDS encoding SLC13 family permease yields the protein MTTPHTHESTAHTEGDEAPKVPRGEWRRQFIGLFVGLALAVLVFFIFPSNAIETVQGSSGADPEAEYTLGAIRAVAAVTILMGVWWMTEAIPLAATALLPLVIFPLAGVGSIKEVGAPYASATIFLFMGGFLIALSLQRWNLHRRLALYVVKVIGTSPKRLILGFMLATGFLSMWVSNTATAVVMLPIGTSVLSLTAETVGGWEKQKKFATALMLGIAYSASIGSLGTLIGTPPNAFLNAYMADTWGVTLGFGRWMAVGVPLAVIFLLIAWALLITIFKPEMKDIPGGRELIDDEIKALGPWTRPQIMTGIIFVLAAAAWVILPLVLKEFENYDDAIVGIAAGIVLFILPADNQRRTRLLDWKTANEMPWDVLLLFGGGLSLSSVFNSSGLSLWIGEMAKGLSVLPVVLIVAAVAALVLFLTEITSNTATAATFIPIMGGVAVGVGLTADGDINVLLLTVPVALAATCAFMLPVATPPNAIAYGSGYVKIGEMIKGGLGLNIIGIFLITLTVYLLAVPIFGLSI from the coding sequence ATGACCACCCCGCATACTCACGAATCCACCGCCCACACCGAAGGTGACGAAGCCCCTAAAGTCCCACGCGGCGAATGGCGCCGGCAGTTTATTGGCCTCTTCGTGGGCTTGGCATTGGCGGTACTTGTCTTCTTTATCTTCCCCTCCAATGCCATCGAGACAGTCCAAGGCTCCTCTGGCGCAGATCCGGAAGCCGAGTACACGCTTGGTGCCATCCGCGCTGTTGCAGCGGTGACGATCCTTATGGGCGTGTGGTGGATGACTGAAGCTATTCCGCTCGCTGCCACCGCGCTGCTTCCGTTGGTTATTTTCCCACTAGCTGGCGTCGGATCAATCAAGGAGGTAGGCGCCCCGTATGCCTCCGCCACCATTTTCTTGTTCATGGGTGGCTTCCTTATCGCACTGTCCCTGCAGCGCTGGAACCTGCACCGCCGCTTGGCCCTCTATGTGGTGAAGGTGATTGGTACCTCTCCCAAGCGCCTCATCTTGGGCTTTATGCTGGCCACCGGATTTTTGTCCATGTGGGTTTCTAATACGGCTACGGCCGTGGTGATGCTGCCTATTGGCACCTCGGTGCTCTCGCTGACCGCAGAGACCGTAGGCGGCTGGGAGAAGCAAAAGAAATTCGCCACGGCCCTCATGCTGGGCATCGCCTATTCCGCGTCTATTGGTTCGCTGGGCACGCTCATCGGCACCCCGCCGAATGCCTTCCTGAACGCGTATATGGCCGATACCTGGGGCGTTACCCTTGGCTTTGGTCGATGGATGGCGGTCGGTGTGCCGCTCGCCGTGATCTTCCTGCTGATTGCTTGGGCCCTACTTATCACCATTTTCAAGCCAGAGATGAAGGATATTCCGGGCGGCCGCGAGCTTATCGACGATGAAATTAAGGCCCTCGGCCCTTGGACCCGCCCTCAGATTATGACCGGCATCATCTTTGTTCTGGCCGCCGCAGCGTGGGTAATCCTGCCGTTGGTGCTTAAGGAATTTGAGAACTATGACGATGCCATCGTGGGTATCGCTGCCGGCATCGTGCTCTTTATTCTTCCGGCGGATAATCAGCGTCGCACTCGACTGCTCGACTGGAAGACTGCCAATGAGATGCCGTGGGACGTTCTCTTGCTCTTCGGTGGCGGCCTGTCGCTGTCCTCGGTCTTTAATTCTTCCGGACTGTCCCTGTGGATTGGTGAGATGGCTAAGGGACTGAGCGTCCTCCCAGTTGTCCTTATCGTCGCCGCCGTAGCCGCACTGGTGCTCTTCCTGACGGAGATCACCTCCAATACCGCAACGGCGGCCACCTTCATTCCAATCATGGGCGGCGTTGCCGTGGGTGTGGGACTTACTGCCGATGGCGATATCAACGTCCTGCTCCTCACCGTCCCGGTGGCCTTGGCCGCAACCTGTGCATTTATGCTCCCCGTGGCCACCCCGCCGAACGCCATTGCCTATGGCTCTGGGTACGTCAAGATTGGCGAGATGATCAAGGGTGGCCTCGGCCTAAATATCATCGGCATCTTCCTCATTACCCTTACGGTGTACCTGCTGGCAGTGCCTATCTTCGGCCTCTCAATCTAG
- the mgtE gene encoding magnesium transporter — protein MAETTERASDIVEAWLKQEDAIDPTKAPRLQELLERVPLQELIAVVERQNAVRSALALRLLPRQKSIVVFDALDAKHQADIIDELGNADVYEFFDELDPEDRVALLDELPAEIADRLLRSLTQSKRDVTGVVLGYVKGSVGRRMSPEVPGIHPDMSVRDALFKLRETAHELETIYTVPITREDRRLVGVVSLREIFTADAALTMADIMHDPIFARASADAEETARWFLPLDILALPIVDDSHRLVGLLTWDDATDIVEEEDSEDSARAGGTEALQQPYLSTPLLKLVRSRIVWLLVLAVSALLTVQVLDSFEGTLAKAVVLSLFIPLLTGTGGNTGNQAATTVTRALALGDVRTRDLVAVLWRELRVGMLLGAVLGLAGLGLATLVYGMSIGLVIGSTLFLICSISATVGGLMPIVAKTIGADPAVFSNPFISTFCDATGLIIYFLIAKTVLGI, from the coding sequence ATGGCGGAGACCACCGAGCGGGCTAGCGATATTGTTGAGGCATGGCTCAAGCAAGAAGACGCCATTGACCCCACCAAGGCCCCACGCCTGCAGGAACTCCTGGAGAGGGTGCCCCTGCAGGAACTCATCGCCGTCGTCGAGCGGCAAAATGCCGTCCGCTCAGCCTTGGCCCTGCGCTTGCTGCCGCGCCAGAAATCAATCGTCGTCTTTGATGCCCTCGATGCAAAGCATCAGGCCGATATCATCGATGAGCTGGGCAATGCTGATGTCTATGAGTTCTTCGACGAGCTTGATCCGGAAGACCGCGTGGCTTTGCTGGATGAGCTGCCCGCGGAGATTGCGGACCGGCTGCTGCGCTCACTGACTCAATCCAAGCGCGATGTCACGGGCGTGGTGTTGGGCTATGTCAAGGGTTCGGTGGGGCGCCGAATGTCACCCGAGGTGCCTGGAATCCACCCGGACATGAGCGTTAGGGACGCACTGTTTAAACTGCGGGAGACCGCACATGAGCTGGAAACCATCTACACCGTGCCCATTACCCGCGAGGATAGGCGTCTTGTGGGAGTGGTGAGCCTGCGCGAAATCTTCACCGCTGATGCCGCGCTGACCATGGCCGATATTATGCACGACCCCATTTTTGCCCGTGCTAGTGCTGACGCCGAAGAAACCGCGCGTTGGTTCCTCCCATTGGACATTCTTGCGCTGCCAATCGTGGATGATTCGCACCGCTTGGTCGGTCTGCTGACGTGGGATGACGCTACGGACATTGTGGAGGAAGAAGATAGCGAAGACTCCGCTCGTGCTGGCGGTACCGAGGCCCTTCAGCAGCCGTACCTATCCACGCCTTTGCTCAAGCTGGTGCGCTCGCGCATCGTATGGCTGCTCGTGCTGGCAGTTTCTGCGCTGCTGACCGTGCAAGTATTGGACTCCTTTGAAGGCACGCTGGCCAAGGCCGTGGTTCTCTCACTATTTATCCCGCTGCTGACCGGCACCGGTGGCAATACCGGCAATCAGGCTGCCACCACTGTGACCCGTGCTTTGGCGCTGGGCGATGTCCGCACCCGCGACCTCGTTGCCGTTTTGTGGCGCGAGCTACGCGTCGGCATGTTGCTAGGTGCCGTGCTCGGCTTGGCGGGACTGGGCCTGGCTACGCTGGTCTATGGCATGAGCATCGGCCTAGTCATCGGTTCGACGCTGTTTTTGATTTGCTCGATCTCTGCGACCGTAGGCGGGCTGATGCCCATCGTGGCTAAGACCATCGGTGCCGATCCGGCGGTCTTTTCCAACCCGTTTATCTCTACCTTCTGTGATGCTACGGGCCTCATTATTTACTTCCTCATTGCTAAGACCGTCCTGGGCATTTAA
- a CDS encoding DUF202 domain-containing protein, which translates to MSNQPFDPGLQPERTRLSWQRTLLALSLVLLGVMRAVSVHVFLPLVLLAAGVLALVLAVGQRASLVDVALSSQAPLPHAIILASTAGLVSLLAAFALWGLFL; encoded by the coding sequence TTGTCTAACCAGCCCTTTGATCCTGGTCTGCAACCAGAGCGCACGCGCCTGTCTTGGCAGCGCACCCTTTTGGCGCTTTCCTTAGTGTTGCTAGGCGTGATGCGGGCGGTGAGTGTGCACGTCTTTTTGCCGCTCGTCCTCCTTGCCGCCGGGGTGCTGGCGCTGGTCTTGGCGGTGGGGCAACGTGCCTCGCTTGTCGACGTCGCCCTGTCTTCCCAGGCTCCCCTTCCGCATGCAATCATTTTGGCCAGTACTGCCGGTCTGGTGTCTTTGCTGGCAGCCTTCGCCCTGTGGGGTCTATTCCTGTAG
- a CDS encoding NUDIX hydrolase, whose product MIEVAAVVFRNSFGHVLTVCKDSSTKFQLPGGKLEAGETPTQAAAREVAEEIGVDVRLPELSPLGTFDAPAANEPGETVRGHIFTYPRPILARASAEIAELAWVDPTNPNRELAHLLRDEVFPALES is encoded by the coding sequence ATGATTGAAGTTGCCGCCGTAGTTTTCCGTAATTCCTTTGGCCATGTCCTCACCGTGTGCAAGGATTCCTCCACCAAGTTTCAGTTACCTGGCGGCAAGCTTGAGGCTGGCGAAACCCCTACACAGGCCGCAGCCCGCGAGGTCGCAGAAGAAATCGGCGTTGACGTCCGCCTCCCGGAGCTATCCCCGCTCGGCACCTTCGACGCGCCGGCCGCCAACGAACCCGGCGAAACCGTGCGCGGCCACATCTTTACCTATCCCCGCCCAATCCTTGCCCGCGCATCCGCAGAGATTGCCGAACTCGCATGGGTAGACCCCACCAACCCAAATCGCGAGCTCGCCCACCTGCTGCGCGACGAGGTCTTTCCTGCCCTAGAATCCTAA
- a CDS encoding hemolysin III family channel protein, giving the protein MKGLTPMPQQSTPGPITTITFLVLGIISSVIAILMVPALFHEVTSLRAAAFTGSFIFGVGMLTLFRRCAKYQR; this is encoded by the coding sequence ATGAAAGGACTGACCCCCATGCCGCAGCAATCCACACCCGGACCTATCACGACGATTACCTTCCTCGTCCTAGGGATCATTAGCTCTGTTATCGCCATTCTCATGGTGCCTGCCCTCTTCCACGAGGTCACTTCCCTGCGCGCTGCGGCTTTTACCGGAAGCTTCATCTTCGGCGTTGGCATGCTCACGCTCTTCCGCCGCTGCGCCAAGTACCAGCGCTAA
- a CDS encoding IS481 family transposase, protein MNSPNRNMAIVRAVREQKRSPSKVAKQFGISRQRVYQILNAFDAGGAKAVAPKSRAPHTHPQAVPDKLRAEIVTIRRQLTRHGLDAGPETIAFHLERDGKRSPSTSTIRRILAKEGLIIPEPKKKPKSSFIRFEAAMPNECWQADITHIFLADGTRVDVLDFLDDHSRYLLSITAASSFTGPQVAAELTRLITTYGPPASTLTDNGLVFTARLAGRKGGRNAFEKVLSTYKIQQKNGRPGHPQTQGKIERFHQTLKKWITARPPAKTIGELQEQLDEFRDYYNIHRPHRALGRRSPHHSYTTGPKASPGDNPKQEWRTRNDIVWDNGKVTVRYAGKLFHLGIGRAFKRQKVLMVIADNHVITSLAETGEVITEHYIDTARDYQRPYWKQGDPPQATK, encoded by the coding sequence ATGAACAGTCCTAACCGCAATATGGCCATTGTCCGAGCAGTCCGTGAGCAAAAGCGCAGCCCGTCAAAGGTAGCTAAGCAATTTGGTATTTCCCGGCAGCGCGTCTATCAAATCCTCAACGCTTTCGACGCCGGCGGTGCCAAGGCTGTCGCGCCGAAATCACGTGCCCCACACACCCATCCACAGGCCGTGCCAGATAAGTTGCGGGCAGAAATTGTTACTATCCGTCGTCAACTAACGCGTCATGGGCTTGATGCAGGACCCGAGACTATTGCTTTTCACCTTGAAAGAGACGGAAAACGCAGCCCGTCTACGTCTACGATTCGACGCATCTTGGCCAAAGAGGGACTTATCATCCCGGAGCCGAAAAAGAAGCCTAAAAGCTCATTTATCCGCTTTGAAGCAGCCATGCCCAATGAATGCTGGCAGGCAGACATCACCCATATCTTCCTAGCCGATGGCACCAGGGTTGACGTCCTAGATTTCCTCGATGACCACTCGCGCTACCTTTTATCGATTACCGCTGCCAGCTCTTTTACAGGCCCACAAGTAGCTGCTGAGCTTACTCGATTGATAACAACCTATGGTCCGCCAGCATCGACGCTTACAGATAACGGGTTAGTCTTTACTGCCCGCTTAGCTGGGCGTAAAGGCGGACGAAATGCTTTTGAAAAAGTCTTGAGTACGTACAAAATTCAGCAGAAAAACGGCCGCCCAGGCCACCCGCAAACGCAAGGGAAAATTGAGAGATTCCACCAAACACTCAAAAAATGGATCACTGCCAGACCACCCGCGAAAACTATAGGTGAACTGCAAGAACAACTAGATGAATTTCGCGACTACTACAACATTCACCGCCCTCACCGAGCGCTTGGCAGGCGCAGCCCGCACCACAGCTACACGACAGGACCCAAAGCCAGCCCAGGTGATAACCCAAAGCAAGAATGGCGCACCAGAAACGACATTGTCTGGGACAACGGCAAAGTCACTGTGCGCTACGCTGGCAAGCTTTTCCACTTAGGCATCGGTAGAGCCTTTAAGCGACAAAAAGTCCTCATGGTCATAGCCGACAATCACGTCATCACATCACTAGCCGAAACCGGCGAAGTGATCACCGAGCACTACATCGACACAGCCCGCGACTATCAAAGGCCCTACTGGAAACAAGGAGACCCGCCCCAAGCCACGAAATAA
- the hisC gene encoding histidinol-phosphate transaminase: protein MIRPDLKAIPAYVAGARNNDALKLSSNEAAHPPLPEAAAAMAEAAAQANRYPDITATALREDLAAHLGVDQEQVAVGTGSSALCQQLVEIAATLGEEILFPWRSFEAYPIFAQVVGAHPIPVPLTAEQRVDLPAMAQQITDKTRLIFVCNPNNPSGTTITKDEFAAFMDAVPADVLVALDEAYIEYNRATNTPVGTELVGTYPNLVCLRTFSKAYGLAGVRIGYAFGPENIIEALNKVAIPFSASTVAQVGARAALAAQDSLRERTKETVVQRERLEAALQDWGVPHSEANHVWLPAKNLAGLGTPQEVAARLAERGVLVRAFSEGIRITVTTREETDALLQAWDATIGG, encoded by the coding sequence ATGATTCGCCCTGACCTGAAAGCCATCCCCGCCTACGTCGCTGGTGCGCGCAACAATGACGCACTCAAGCTCTCCTCTAATGAGGCGGCGCACCCGCCCCTGCCAGAGGCAGCCGCGGCTATGGCGGAGGCAGCCGCACAGGCCAATCGCTACCCGGATATTACGGCCACCGCGCTGCGCGAGGACCTAGCCGCGCACCTGGGCGTGGATCAGGAGCAGGTAGCGGTGGGCACCGGCTCCTCCGCATTGTGCCAACAGCTGGTAGAAATTGCCGCCACCCTTGGGGAAGAAATCCTCTTTCCATGGCGCTCCTTCGAGGCCTACCCCATCTTTGCCCAAGTGGTGGGAGCCCACCCTATCCCGGTTCCGCTAACTGCAGAGCAGCGCGTAGACCTGCCGGCCATGGCGCAGCAGATTACGGACAAGACCCGCCTTATCTTCGTGTGCAACCCCAATAACCCTTCCGGCACCACAATCACCAAGGACGAGTTCGCTGCATTCATGGATGCCGTGCCTGCCGACGTCCTAGTAGCCCTCGACGAGGCCTATATTGAATACAACCGCGCCACGAACACCCCGGTGGGCACGGAGCTGGTGGGGACCTATCCCAACCTGGTGTGCCTGCGTACCTTTTCCAAGGCTTATGGCCTAGCCGGGGTGCGTATCGGTTATGCCTTCGGCCCGGAAAATATCATTGAAGCCCTCAATAAGGTGGCTATCCCCTTCTCCGCCAGCACCGTGGCCCAGGTTGGCGCCCGCGCGGCACTGGCGGCGCAGGATTCGCTGCGGGAGCGTACCAAGGAGACCGTCGTGCAGCGCGAGCGCTTAGAAGCAGCCCTGCAGGACTGGGGCGTGCCGCATTCCGAGGCGAATCACGTGTGGCTGCCGGCTAAGAATCTTGCCGGTCTAGGCACCCCGCAGGAGGTAGCCGCCCGCCTCGCCGAACGCGGCGTGCTCGTTCGCGCCTTTAGCGAGGGAATTCGTATTACCGTTACCACCAGGGAAGAAACCGACGCCTTGCTGCAGGCGTGGGACGCAACCATAGGAGGCTAA
- a CDS encoding phage holin family protein: MRSLINFALNVFAIAVALWAVVTVIPGISITPAETGNFIAIAIVFIIINAVVMPVLRVLGAPLTCLTLGLFSLVINGAALIIVEWALNSLDLGIGHLVIDSWGAAIIGAIVLSIVSSVINFFTSPLRRRD, from the coding sequence ATGCGATCGCTCATTAACTTCGCCCTGAATGTCTTTGCCATTGCGGTGGCGTTGTGGGCCGTGGTCACTGTCATTCCCGGAATCTCCATCACTCCGGCTGAGACCGGCAATTTCATCGCTATTGCCATCGTCTTCATCATTATTAATGCTGTAGTCATGCCGGTGCTGCGTGTCCTCGGCGCACCGCTAACCTGCCTGACGCTCGGGCTCTTCTCCCTCGTCATAAACGGCGCAGCGCTCATCATCGTGGAGTGGGCGCTCAATTCCCTCGACCTCGGAATCGGCCACCTTGTCATCGACTCTTGGGGCGCTGCGATCATCGGCGCCATCGTGCTGTCCATCGTCAGCAGCGTCATCAATTTCTTTACTAGCCCGCTGCGCCGGCGCGATTAA
- a CDS encoding MoaD/ThiS family protein, producing the protein MLTVHYFAAARAAAGVASEQVDAPATLGDLVAQLGKEHSGTTEAGMSLKEVLGRCSFLIDGAGNTAMDSPLVGVNRVDVLPPFAGG; encoded by the coding sequence ATGTTGACCGTTCACTATTTCGCCGCCGCCCGCGCTGCCGCGGGCGTGGCTTCTGAGCAGGTAGACGCCCCCGCCACCTTGGGTGATCTGGTGGCGCAGCTGGGCAAGGAGCATTCCGGCACCACAGAGGCTGGTATGAGCCTGAAAGAAGTGCTGGGGCGATGCAGCTTTCTTATCGACGGCGCTGGGAACACTGCCATGGATTCCCCACTTGTCGGCGTGAACCGCGTGGACGTGTTGCCACCTTTTGCGGGTGGTTAA
- a CDS encoding molybdopterin molybdotransferase MoeA → MRTPETHAREVAAALPARQATTVSLNEAQNMVLSAAIHAGFPSPRFDNSQMDGYALPQCAAGTYQIGPTIAAGTEPAQVLRGSLNAACPIMTGAKVPAGTAAIVPIEHCEPQEFLAPGDRVTVPETSPGQFIRRAGSDLEEGALLAAQGDKLTPVRLAALASQGIAEVEVYRPARILICTGGAEIGHGNAAIPDANAPLLTAMAHRAGIEVAGYIATNDDPQALTHAFADAIAQHHPDAIITSGGISAGKFEVVRQVLDGWFGHVDQQPGGPQGIATFHDTPVICLPGNPISTLVSFRLFVAPALGWAPEPFRVPLAAGIEGLPHKEQFRRGRVDSHAHILGGASSHLLAQAADATHLIRIPAGQRLEAGEEVEVYPL, encoded by the coding sequence ATGCGCACACCCGAGACTCACGCGCGCGAGGTCGCCGCGGCCCTGCCTGCGCGCCAAGCCACCACCGTGTCCCTAAATGAAGCGCAGAATATGGTCCTATCTGCGGCTATCCACGCTGGCTTCCCCTCCCCTCGCTTTGATAACTCCCAGATGGATGGTTACGCCCTTCCCCAGTGTGCGGCCGGGACTTACCAGATAGGACCCACCATCGCCGCCGGGACAGAACCCGCCCAAGTGCTCCGCGGCTCACTCAACGCGGCCTGCCCCATCATGACCGGCGCCAAAGTTCCGGCAGGGACTGCAGCCATCGTGCCCATTGAGCACTGCGAACCACAAGAATTCCTCGCCCCTGGTGACCGTGTCACCGTGCCGGAGACCTCACCTGGGCAATTCATCCGCCGCGCCGGCTCGGACTTAGAAGAAGGCGCCCTCCTGGCGGCCCAGGGCGATAAACTCACACCTGTCCGCTTGGCCGCCCTTGCTTCCCAAGGCATCGCCGAGGTGGAGGTCTACCGCCCCGCCCGCATCCTGATTTGCACCGGCGGAGCAGAGATCGGCCATGGCAACGCCGCCATCCCGGATGCCAATGCACCGCTCCTTACGGCGATGGCCCACCGCGCCGGTATCGAAGTCGCAGGCTATATCGCCACCAATGATGACCCGCAGGCCCTAACCCACGCTTTCGCAGACGCCATTGCGCAGCATCACCCGGACGCCATCATTACCTCGGGCGGAATCTCAGCCGGGAAATTTGAAGTAGTCCGCCAGGTGCTCGATGGCTGGTTTGGCCACGTGGACCAGCAACCCGGCGGCCCGCAGGGCATCGCCACTTTTCACGACACCCCAGTGATCTGCTTGCCTGGAAACCCCATTTCCACGTTGGTGAGTTTCCGCCTCTTTGTTGCCCCAGCACTGGGCTGGGCACCCGAGCCTTTCCGCGTCCCCCTCGCGGCGGGAATCGAAGGCCTCCCGCACAAGGAGCAATTTCGCCGCGGACGCGTGGATTCCCACGCCCATATCCTCGGTGGTGCAAGCTCCCACCTGCTCGCTCAAGCCGCCGATGCCACCCATCTCATCCGCATCCCTGCCGGTCAACGCCTCGAAGCAGGCGAGGAAGTAGAGGTCTACCCACTATGA
- a CDS encoding MogA/MoaB family molybdenum cofactor biosynthesis protein: MSPQRTALVIVASTRAAAGVYEDRSGRIAVDFLRRKGFDCPDARIVSDADIAAAVDAAFAEKPAVILTSGGTGLTQDDQTVEAVTPHITRELPGIAVAFWQKGLESVPTAVASRAIAGVNDTTFAMTLPGSTGGVKDGCAVLEELIVPIIDMLEGIHEH, translated from the coding sequence ATGAGCCCACAGCGCACCGCCCTCGTCATCGTCGCTTCTACGCGCGCCGCCGCGGGTGTCTATGAAGATCGATCCGGGCGCATCGCAGTAGATTTCTTGCGCCGCAAAGGATTCGACTGCCCCGACGCACGCATCGTTTCCGATGCCGATATTGCCGCAGCTGTTGACGCCGCGTTCGCCGAAAAACCCGCAGTCATCCTGACCTCCGGCGGCACTGGGCTGACCCAAGATGACCAGACGGTAGAAGCCGTAACGCCACATATCACCCGCGAGTTGCCGGGCATTGCGGTGGCCTTCTGGCAGAAGGGTCTGGAAAGCGTACCTACTGCGGTGGCCTCCCGCGCCATTGCGGGGGTCAACGACACCACTTTTGCCATGACTCTTCCCGGTTCTACAGGCGGGGTAAAGGACGGCTGTGCAGTCTTGGAAGAATTGATTGTTCCGATCATCGATATGCTAGAAGGAATACATGAACACTGA
- a CDS encoding molybdenum cofactor biosynthesis protein MoaE, with translation MNTDPSYVAEQTGCTIGTLLSDQPLKSLLAAAKEETATAAMGAVVTFEGVVRDHDGGRPNVTLLSYSAHPSAPEKLQEVTDSVAANHPVRLWAAHRTGDLEVGDLAFAVVAAAAHRGDAFRAAEECADRVKAEVPIWKEQSHGDGSTNWVGLE, from the coding sequence ATGAACACTGATCCCTCCTACGTTGCCGAGCAAACCGGCTGCACCATTGGCACGCTGCTGAGCGATCAGCCCCTCAAGTCTCTTCTTGCCGCCGCCAAGGAGGAGACTGCCACGGCCGCCATGGGTGCCGTTGTCACGTTTGAAGGGGTTGTGCGCGATCACGACGGCGGCCGGCCCAATGTGACTTTGCTGTCCTACAGCGCACACCCGTCCGCACCAGAAAAACTGCAAGAAGTCACCGATTCCGTTGCGGCCAACCACCCAGTGCGCCTATGGGCCGCCCACCGCACGGGAGATCTCGAGGTCGGTGACCTAGCCTTTGCCGTAGTAGCGGCCGCCGCACACCGCGGCGATGCCTTCCGCGCGGCCGAAGAATGCGCCGATCGCGTCAAAGCGGAAGTACCCATCTGGAAAGAGCAAAGCCACGGCGATGGCTCCACCAACTGGGTGGGACTGGAATGA
- a CDS encoding ThiF family adenylyltransferase — translation MSTRYARQEALWGEDGQRKLSEAHVAVIGAGGLGSPALLYLAGAGVGRISLFDDDVVSPSNLHRQVIHTTVAIGTPKTDSAATAVRALNPEVDITCHGRLESTTAFEQLRGCDLILDGTDNFDARYLSSWAAHELGVPHVWASILGFDAQLSVFWSGHGPVYEDVFPTAPAPGEVPSCSQAGVLGPVVGVVGSAMALEALKLITGVGTPLIGTLGYFDALSGTWEYIPLQSTGAQPTQPADAPEVREIPPHAPLIDVRTSPERAQSAIPDSTHFELDRILSGENPDIEPDTPAVIYCASGIRSAQAVDVLRKRGFLHVVSLRGGINSWLEQT, via the coding sequence ATGAGCACCCGCTATGCCCGCCAAGAAGCGCTCTGGGGCGAAGACGGCCAGCGCAAGCTCAGCGAAGCCCACGTAGCGGTTATCGGTGCCGGCGGCCTAGGCTCCCCCGCCCTGCTCTACCTAGCCGGGGCAGGCGTAGGCCGCATTTCGCTTTTCGACGACGACGTGGTCTCCCCCTCCAACCTGCACCGCCAGGTCATCCACACCACCGTCGCCATCGGTACGCCAAAGACGGATTCCGCCGCGACCGCCGTGCGCGCGCTCAATCCAGAGGTGGACATCACTTGCCACGGGCGCCTCGAATCAACAACAGCGTTTGAGCAGCTACGCGGCTGCGATCTCATCCTCGACGGCACCGATAACTTCGATGCGCGTTACCTAAGTTCCTGGGCCGCCCACGAGCTCGGAGTTCCGCACGTGTGGGCCTCAATCCTCGGCTTCGATGCCCAGCTCAGCGTTTTCTGGTCCGGCCACGGCCCCGTCTACGAGGACGTCTTCCCCACCGCTCCCGCACCCGGCGAGGTTCCCTCCTGCTCGCAGGCCGGAGTTCTGGGCCCGGTGGTCGGAGTCGTCGGATCCGCCATGGCCCTCGAAGCCCTCAAACTCATCACCGGCGTGGGCACTCCACTCATCGGCACGCTCGGCTACTTCGATGCTCTTTCCGGTACCTGGGAATACATCCCGCTCCAGTCCACCGGCGCACAACCCACCCAGCCTGCCGACGCCCCCGAGGTCCGAGAGATTCCCCCGCACGCTCCGCTTATCGACGTCCGCACCTCCCCCGAGCGTGCCCAATCCGCCATCCCCGATTCCACGCACTTTGAGCTCGACCGCATCCTCAGCGGCGAAAACCCCGACATCGAACCAGATACTCCGGCCGTTATCTACTGCGCCAGCGGCATCCGTTCCGCACAAGCAGTGGACGTCCTTCGCAAGCGCGGCTTCCTCCACGTCGTCTCCTTGCGTGGCGGCATCAATTCCTGGCTCGAGCAAACTTAA